From Saccharomyces paradoxus chromosome IX, complete sequence, one genomic window encodes:
- the MAM33 gene encoding Mam33p (Acidic protein of the mitochondrial matrix~similar to YIL070C), with protein MFLRSVNRAVTRSFLATPKSAVVKSSWRVLTVANSKRCFTPAAIINQETQRVSDILQSELKIEKETLPDSTSLDSFNDFLNKYKFSLVETPGKNEAEIVRRTESGETVHVFFDVAQIANLPYNNAMDENAETNEDGINEDDFDALSDNFANVNVVISKESTSEPAISFELLMNLQEGSFYVDSATPYTSVDAALNQSAEAEITRELVYHGPPFSNLDEELQESLEAYLESRGVNEELASFISAYSEFKENNEYISWLEKMKKFFH; from the coding sequence ATGTTCTTAAGAAGCGTCAACCGTGCTGTTACTAGAAGCTTTTTAGCTACGCCCAAGTCTGCTGTGGTAAAATCATCGTGGAGAGTTTTGACTGTTGCCAACTCTAAGAGATGTTTTACGCCTGCCGCAATCATAAATCAGGAGACCCAAAGAGTAAGTGACATTTTGCAGTCCGAATTGAAAATTGAGAAGGAAACATTGCCAGATTCAACGTCGTTAGATTCATTCAACGactttttgaacaaatatAAGTTCTCATTGGTAGAGACACCTGGTAAAAATGAAGCTGAAATAGTTAGGAGAACTGAATCAGGCGAAACAGTTCATGTGTTTTTTGATGTTGCACAGATTGCTAATCTGCCCTACAACAATGCGATGGATGAAAATGCTGAAACAAACGAAGACGGGATTAATGAGGACGATTTTGATGCCTTATCAGATAACTTTGCCAATGTTAATGTCGTTATTTCCAAGGAAAGTACAAGCGAACCTGCTATCTCATTTGAATTACTAATGAATCTACAAGAAGGTTCGTTTTATGTCGATAGCGCTACTCCATACACTTCTGTCGATGCCGCTTTGAATCAGTCTGCTGAAGCTGAAATAACAAGAGAACTGGTATACCATGGCCCACCTTTTTCTAACTTGGACGAAGAACTACAAGAATCGTTAGAAGCCTATTTGGAAAGTAGAGGTGTCAATGAGGAGCTAGCCTCTTTCATTAGTGCATATTCCGagttcaaagaaaataacgaGTACATCTCCTGGCTggaaaagatgaagaagtttTTCCACTAA